The following are encoded together in the Capsulimonas corticalis genome:
- a CDS encoding alpha-L-arabinofuranosidase C-terminal domain-containing protein: protein MRTSLRAAAFALIMALRALALPAHADNVAIHVDASKVVSHVTPLMTGSCIEDVNHEIYGGLYDQKIFGESFEEPAPAAKFADWTAYGGSWAPNGAGCRVSADPGAKLVYDRSDIGDGAVEADLQLSGRAGDNAGLLVRVQNPGVGADEFDGYEISLSPGGRQVLLGKHHHNWKPLISASAAVNAGRWSHLRVVLAGPRIRVYLDGGAIPAIDFADTASPLLSGKIALRTWNADASFRGVSVQTGAGVVDARLTAASARAVSGMWDAVVTHGAAGKFQLDGHHPFNGAFCQRIQHGAGIGQVGVANRGLNRWGIAVKRGQQFQGRVYLRGQSLQGSVTVALQSADGRRTYAAQRLAAIGASWRKFAFTLSSTATDPGARFALWIDHPGVVWADQAVLMGTGLEQFHGLPIRSDIAHAIVDEGVTFLRYGGTMVNVPGYRWKNMIGDPDRRPPYRGNWYPYSTNGFGIFDFLNFCEAAHLAPAFAINIEETAQDAADLADYLTAPASSPWGRRRAGDGHAAPYHIQYIEIGNEECIGADDPAAYDHYSARFQAIARAIHARHPGLKLVCAAWWRPNSPSMKRVFRAVNGEAAAWDLHVWSDSADAGRGIDRDLTQVQSLFWQWGPQSKMKAVIFEENGNLHNLQRALGHATTLAAATRHGDFVIADCPANCLQPWRQNDNGWDQGQIFFTPDRVWRMPPFYAQQMAARGYETLCVQSSVENSGDLFVSAARGKDGKSLILSVVNVGPAATEAAVSLQGFDGVKSAETWTLAGDMAAVNAPAGLEEIRPQRDRRSVRGAEFSYTFPAHSYLVMRLSR from the coding sequence ATGAGAACTTCGCTGCGCGCCGCCGCGTTTGCGCTCATCATGGCGCTGAGAGCGCTCGCACTCCCGGCGCATGCGGACAACGTCGCGATCCACGTGGACGCGTCCAAAGTTGTCAGCCATGTGACGCCTCTGATGACCGGATCCTGTATCGAAGACGTCAACCACGAGATCTACGGCGGTTTGTACGACCAGAAGATCTTCGGGGAGAGCTTTGAAGAGCCGGCGCCGGCGGCGAAGTTCGCCGACTGGACCGCCTATGGAGGCTCGTGGGCGCCGAACGGCGCCGGCTGCCGCGTTTCGGCCGATCCTGGGGCGAAGCTGGTGTACGACCGATCCGATATCGGCGATGGCGCCGTCGAGGCCGATCTCCAGCTCTCCGGCCGGGCAGGGGATAACGCCGGACTGCTCGTGCGCGTCCAGAACCCCGGCGTGGGCGCGGACGAATTCGACGGCTACGAAATCAGCCTCAGCCCTGGCGGCCGGCAGGTCCTCCTGGGCAAGCACCATCACAACTGGAAACCATTGATTTCAGCCTCCGCCGCCGTGAACGCCGGACGGTGGAGTCATCTGCGCGTTGTGCTGGCCGGGCCGCGAATCCGTGTTTATTTGGACGGGGGCGCGATCCCGGCGATCGATTTCGCGGATACGGCCTCGCCGCTGCTCTCGGGGAAAATCGCCCTGCGCACGTGGAACGCGGACGCGTCCTTTCGCGGCGTAAGCGTTCAGACCGGCGCAGGCGTCGTGGACGCCCGATTGACGGCCGCCTCGGCGCGCGCGGTCAGCGGCATGTGGGACGCGGTCGTCACCCACGGAGCCGCAGGCAAATTCCAATTGGACGGACATCATCCGTTCAACGGCGCGTTCTGCCAGAGAATCCAGCATGGCGCGGGAATCGGGCAAGTCGGCGTCGCCAATCGCGGGCTCAACCGGTGGGGGATCGCGGTCAAGCGGGGACAGCAGTTTCAGGGGCGGGTTTACTTGCGCGGGCAGTCTCTCCAGGGGAGCGTTACCGTGGCGCTGCAAAGCGCCGACGGTCGCAGGACCTACGCGGCTCAGCGTCTTGCTGCGATCGGCGCCTCATGGAGGAAGTTTGCATTTACGCTGAGCTCGACGGCGACGGACCCCGGCGCTCGCTTCGCTCTCTGGATCGACCATCCGGGCGTCGTCTGGGCCGACCAGGCGGTGCTGATGGGAACCGGCTTGGAGCAGTTCCATGGGCTGCCGATCCGGTCGGATATCGCGCATGCGATCGTTGATGAAGGCGTGACGTTCCTGCGTTATGGCGGCACGATGGTGAATGTTCCCGGCTATCGTTGGAAGAACATGATCGGAGACCCCGACAGGCGGCCTCCTTACCGGGGCAACTGGTATCCATACTCCACGAACGGCTTCGGGATCTTCGACTTTCTCAACTTTTGCGAAGCCGCGCATCTCGCGCCGGCGTTCGCCATCAATATTGAGGAGACGGCGCAGGACGCCGCCGACCTCGCCGACTATCTGACGGCGCCCGCGTCCAGCCCCTGGGGCCGCCGGCGCGCCGGCGACGGGCACGCGGCGCCTTACCATATCCAGTACATTGAGATTGGGAATGAAGAGTGCATTGGCGCCGACGACCCGGCGGCGTACGATCACTATAGCGCGCGATTTCAGGCGATCGCGCGCGCCATTCACGCGCGCCATCCTGGCCTCAAGCTCGTCTGCGCCGCGTGGTGGCGTCCCAACTCCCCGAGCATGAAGCGTGTCTTCCGAGCGGTGAACGGGGAGGCGGCGGCCTGGGATTTGCATGTCTGGTCGGACTCCGCCGACGCGGGGAGGGGAATCGACCGCGATCTGACTCAGGTCCAGTCGCTGTTTTGGCAATGGGGCCCGCAATCAAAGATGAAGGCGGTGATCTTCGAGGAAAACGGGAACCTTCACAATCTGCAGCGTGCGCTCGGACACGCCACGACGCTGGCCGCCGCCACGCGCCACGGCGATTTCGTTATCGCCGATTGCCCCGCGAACTGCCTCCAGCCCTGGCGTCAGAACGACAACGGCTGGGACCAGGGACAGATCTTCTTCACCCCCGATCGTGTCTGGCGCATGCCGCCATTTTACGCCCAGCAGATGGCGGCAAGAGGATACGAGACACTGTGCGTACAAAGCTCCGTGGAAAACAGCGGCGATTTGTTTGTCTCGGCGGCGCGCGGCAAGGACGGCAAATCGTTAATTCTGAGCGTGGTGAATGTCGGCCCCGCCGCCACGGAGGCGGCGGTCTCGCTGCAAGGGTTCGATGGGGTGAAGTCGGCGGAAACGTGGACGCTGGCGGGGGACATGGCGGCGGTCAACGCGCCGGCGGGTTTGGAGGAGATCCGGCCCCAGCGCGATCGGAGGAGCGTGCGCGGCGCGGAGTTCTCGTACACTTTTCCCGCGCACTCGTATCTTGTTATGCGTCTCAGCCGGTGA
- the phnC gene encoding phosphonate ABC transporter ATP-binding protein yields the protein MPDAIVIENLVHSYRGGEPVLRGLDLRIAEGEFVGLIGLSGAGKSTLLRCINGLVTPTSGRCVVLGESVESMPESERRLLRRRIGMIFQEFNLVDRLTVLKNVLIGRLGYLPTLSSCLHRFPASDVALARECLAQVGLESLERRRVRDLSGGQKQRVAVARTIAQGARIILADEATANLDVLTKDEIMDLLQELVNKTGATILCSMHDIALARRYCTRIIGLKNGAITFDAAPDQLSDAAVAEVLARPVHEAAR from the coding sequence GTGCCTGACGCGATCGTTATCGAAAATCTTGTCCATTCCTACCGAGGCGGCGAGCCCGTCCTGCGCGGGCTGGACCTCCGCATCGCCGAAGGGGAATTCGTCGGACTGATCGGTCTCTCGGGCGCGGGCAAAAGCACGCTGCTGCGCTGTATCAACGGCCTGGTCACCCCGACCAGCGGCCGCTGCGTGGTGCTCGGAGAATCCGTCGAGAGCATGCCCGAATCCGAGCGGCGTTTGCTGCGCCGGCGAATTGGGATGATCTTTCAGGAGTTTAACCTCGTCGACCGGCTCACCGTGCTCAAGAATGTCCTGATCGGCCGCCTCGGCTACCTTCCCACGCTTTCTTCGTGTCTCCATCGGTTCCCCGCCTCGGATGTCGCGCTGGCGCGCGAGTGTCTCGCGCAAGTCGGCCTCGAGTCGCTGGAGCGCCGCCGCGTGCGCGACCTTTCGGGCGGGCAGAAGCAGCGTGTCGCCGTGGCGCGGACGATCGCGCAGGGCGCGCGCATCATCCTCGCCGATGAAGCTACGGCGAACCTCGATGTTCTCACCAAAGACGAGATCATGGATCTGCTTCAGGAGTTGGTGAATAAAACGGGCGCCACCATCCTCTGCTCCATGCACGATATCGCGCTCGCGCGGCGCTACTGCACGCGGATCATCGGCCTGAAGAACGGCGCGATCACCTTCGACGCCGCGCCGGACCAACTGAGCGACGCCGCCGTGGCGGAAGTCCTCGCGCGCCCGGTCCATGAGGCGGCGCGTTGA
- the phnE gene encoding phosphonate ABC transporter, permease protein PhnE — protein MKVFSILGGIFGLLAIAALVVWSFLGLEVDWGHLPTGLAAGVSFVGRMIPHGRADFRYDLSLRDQIMQPLLDTIQMAVVGTVAGAILAFPMSFVAARTSVFPQSLSAAIKAYLNFSRAVPTIVYALIILSAIGLGKTAGAISIGYVTFISLSKLYAEALESVSIGPIDAVRASGGNSVQVFVFGMMPQVFPHYLATTLYSFEYNLRDSFIIGIVGAGGLGAQLLDSIHEFKLLDTGVIIALLIILVNIVDYGSYRLRAAIS, from the coding sequence TTGAAAGTTTTTTCAATCCTTGGCGGTATCTTCGGTCTCCTCGCGATCGCGGCCCTCGTCGTCTGGTCCTTTCTGGGGCTGGAGGTTGACTGGGGGCATCTGCCGACGGGGCTTGCCGCCGGCGTCAGCTTTGTCGGGCGGATGATCCCACATGGCAGGGCGGATTTCCGATACGACCTGAGCCTGCGCGATCAGATCATGCAGCCGCTGCTCGACACCATCCAAATGGCGGTCGTCGGCACTGTTGCGGGAGCGATCCTGGCGTTCCCGATGTCGTTCGTCGCCGCCCGGACCAGCGTCTTTCCCCAGTCCCTGAGCGCGGCCATCAAAGCGTATCTGAATTTTTCCCGCGCCGTGCCGACGATCGTCTATGCCCTGATCATCCTCTCCGCCATCGGACTGGGGAAAACGGCAGGAGCGATCTCCATCGGTTACGTCACCTTTATTTCGCTGTCGAAATTGTACGCCGAGGCGCTGGAATCGGTCTCGATTGGGCCTATCGACGCCGTGCGTGCGTCGGGCGGGAACTCCGTGCAGGTCTTCGTCTTCGGCATGATGCCGCAAGTCTTTCCGCACTATCTCGCGACGACACTGTATTCTTTCGAGTATAATCTCAGGGACTCGTTTATCATCGGCATCGTGGGCGCCGGCGGGCTGGGAGCGCAGCTGCTCGACAGCATCCATGAGTTCAAGCTTTTGGATACCGGCGTCATCATCGCGCTGCTCATCATCTTGGTAAATATCGT
- a CDS encoding alcohol dehydrogenase catalytic domain-containing protein has translation MNAIPQEVTVPHFVGGGRIVTTAKPVPQPGAGQLLIEVKANALCGSERGQFRDGTPVTPGHEAAGVVAAAGPGATTRVGTPGAIFLMDFCGECRSCALGHTNQCLAKRGDMGFNRDGGYGVYELVHESLFFPTPSDVTPTEATLLLDIMGTGGHAIRRASLVHKDIQSVLIPGAGPIGLGLLAMVKLMLGKDIPVVLSDVVPYRLELAEKMGGLPVLATEMSLAEGMKRHGLELPDVVFDAAGQERVRDESMALLAHRGVLVSVAHGGGLTIKNLYADFVFREMTLIGSEYFSYNELPGNLELLRAHRDYLNQIITHRFGVGEIQHAFELFFEGNTGKVIIEQ, from the coding sequence ATGAACGCGATCCCCCAGGAAGTTACCGTCCCGCATTTCGTGGGCGGCGGCCGGATCGTCACGACCGCCAAGCCCGTACCGCAGCCGGGCGCCGGCCAGCTCTTGATTGAAGTCAAAGCCAACGCCCTGTGCGGCTCGGAGCGCGGCCAATTTCGTGACGGAACGCCGGTCACGCCCGGTCATGAAGCGGCGGGCGTGGTGGCGGCGGCGGGGCCAGGGGCCACGACCCGGGTGGGTACGCCGGGCGCCATCTTCTTGATGGACTTCTGCGGCGAGTGCCGCTCGTGCGCGCTGGGCCACACGAACCAATGTCTCGCCAAGCGCGGCGATATGGGGTTCAATCGTGACGGCGGCTACGGTGTTTATGAACTGGTCCATGAGAGCCTCTTCTTTCCCACGCCATCCGACGTGACGCCGACGGAGGCGACGCTGCTTCTGGATATTATGGGGACGGGAGGACATGCGATCCGCCGGGCCTCTTTGGTTCACAAAGATATTCAATCCGTGCTGATCCCCGGCGCTGGCCCCATCGGTCTGGGCCTGCTGGCGATGGTGAAGCTGATGCTGGGCAAGGATATTCCGGTCGTGCTGTCCGACGTGGTTCCGTATCGTCTCGAACTGGCGGAGAAAATGGGCGGACTGCCCGTGCTGGCGACCGAAATGTCGCTGGCGGAAGGAATGAAGCGGCATGGGCTGGAACTGCCGGACGTGGTGTTCGACGCCGCCGGGCAGGAACGGGTGCGCGATGAGAGCATGGCTCTGCTGGCGCATCGGGGCGTGCTGGTCAGCGTCGCGCACGGCGGCGGTCTCACCATCAAAAACCTTTACGCCGATTTTGTGTTCCGGGAGATGACGCTGATCGGGAGCGAATATTTTTCTTACAATGAGCTTCCCGGGAATTTGGAGCTGCTCCGAGCGCATCGGGACTACTTGAATCAGATCATCACGCACCGGTTTGGCGTCGGCGAAATTCAGCACGCCTTTGAATTATTTTTCGAAGGGAATACGGGAAAGGTCATCATCGAACAATGA
- a CDS encoding Gfo/Idh/MocA family protein: protein MTDEKKIKVAIVGTGGWGRQHSRVFSQRPDVEFCAVAGRNPERAQARAAEYGVRAYTNIEEMLVKERPDFVSLSLPNERHFEPTLQVIQAGVPLLAEKPLVFELDEADTLLAEAKKRDLFFAINFNHRYAKPVRLAHEAIASGCLGELIFASWRFGGEDLGGVGHPHRNLIETQCHGFDMLEFLCGPIESVMAEMTDKTGKGFSTMALSLRFQNGAVGSLVGSYDSSYAYPDTHRVEINGVAGRVVIEDTVRRYSFQPTGQETGEVWQAGYFNDIDREFHRTFDVYLDAMLSAFRKGEPPPVPAAAGRRALRLALATIQSFETGTRVTVDREGAA from the coding sequence ATGACGGACGAAAAGAAGATCAAAGTGGCCATCGTGGGAACGGGCGGCTGGGGACGCCAGCACTCGCGCGTCTTTTCACAGCGGCCCGACGTGGAGTTTTGCGCCGTCGCCGGCCGAAACCCAGAACGCGCTCAGGCCCGCGCCGCCGAATACGGCGTTCGCGCCTACACGAATATCGAGGAGATGTTAGTGAAGGAGCGTCCCGATTTCGTCAGCCTCAGCCTGCCCAACGAGCGGCACTTCGAGCCGACGCTGCAAGTGATCCAGGCGGGCGTTCCTCTGCTGGCCGAGAAGCCGCTCGTGTTCGAGCTGGACGAGGCGGACACGCTGCTGGCGGAAGCCAAAAAGCGCGACCTCTTCTTCGCGATCAACTTCAACCACCGTTACGCCAAACCCGTGCGGCTGGCGCACGAGGCGATTGCGTCGGGATGTCTGGGCGAGCTGATCTTCGCCTCCTGGCGCTTTGGGGGCGAGGATCTGGGCGGCGTGGGGCATCCGCACCGCAACCTGATCGAGACGCAGTGCCATGGGTTCGACATGCTGGAGTTTCTGTGCGGCCCGATCGAATCCGTGATGGCGGAGATGACGGACAAGACCGGCAAAGGCTTTTCGACCATGGCGCTTTCGCTGCGATTCCAGAACGGCGCGGTCGGCAGCCTCGTCGGCTCCTATGATTCGTCGTACGCTTACCCCGACACGCATCGCGTCGAGATCAATGGCGTCGCCGGCCGGGTCGTCATTGAGGACACCGTGCGCCGCTACAGCTTTCAGCCCACGGGGCAGGAGACCGGCGAGGTCTGGCAGGCCGGCTACTTCAACGACATCGACCGCGAGTTCCACCGGACGTTCGATGTTTATCTGGACGCCATGCTGTCGGCGTTTCGCAAGGGTGAGCCGCCGCCCGTTCCCGCCGCCGCCGGACGCCGCGCCCTGCGGCTGGCGTTGGCGACGATCCAATCCTTTGAAACCGGGACGCGCGTGACTGTCGATCGGGAAGGCGCCGCATGA
- a CDS encoding DUF1559 domain-containing protein codes for MKKKLGFTLIELLVVIAIIAILAAILFPVFAKAREKARQISCTSNMKQIGLGLLQYVQDNDETWPTSTYPGNPQKARGWAGKVYPYLKSVGVYKCPDESAAVAISGGVTFYPISYGLNSNLDGQTAGGALAADNSPAKTVLLFECEGQTADLLNPLETNSAGGWGPDRCAGYLDQAGPNIAYSSGPMGNPVPKSDGCGLPPKGYWVSATGRHTDLSNFAMADGHVKTLRGTSVSPGQSAAIETDPQYNDGGGTTHSAGTGVSGFGATFSHI; via the coding sequence ATGAAGAAGAAATTGGGTTTCACACTGATTGAATTGCTAGTTGTTATCGCAATAATTGCGATTCTTGCAGCAATCCTGTTCCCGGTCTTCGCCAAAGCGCGCGAGAAGGCCCGGCAGATCAGCTGCACATCCAATATGAAGCAGATCGGCCTGGGGCTGCTTCAGTATGTCCAGGATAATGACGAAACCTGGCCGACATCGACCTATCCCGGCAATCCGCAAAAGGCGCGCGGCTGGGCGGGCAAAGTCTATCCCTATTTGAAGAGTGTCGGCGTCTACAAATGTCCGGACGAGTCGGCCGCCGTCGCCATCAGCGGCGGCGTAACCTTCTATCCCATTTCCTACGGACTGAACTCCAACCTGGACGGGCAGACGGCGGGCGGCGCGCTTGCGGCCGACAATTCTCCCGCGAAGACCGTACTGCTATTCGAATGCGAAGGGCAGACGGCGGACTTACTGAACCCGCTGGAAACGAATTCCGCCGGTGGATGGGGGCCGGATCGCTGCGCGGGATATCTGGATCAGGCCGGACCGAATATCGCTTACTCCAGCGGCCCGATGGGCAACCCGGTCCCCAAATCGGACGGCTGCGGCCTTCCGCCCAAGGGATATTGGGTTTCCGCCACCGGTCGGCACACCGACCTCTCCAACTTTGCAATGGCCGACGGTCACGTGAAAACACTGCGCGGCACATCGGTGTCGCCCGGACAATCGGCGGCTATCGAGACGGATCCCCAGTATAATGACGGCGGCGGAACGACACACTCCGCAGGGACCGGCGTTTCCGGATTTGGAGCAACGTTCAGCCATATTTAA
- a CDS encoding phosphate/phosphite/phosphonate ABC transporter substrate-binding protein codes for MPIRVRTTPKLSSPKPRSLRRAGFALAAVTAITISGCSHKSSSNPAQEPLRVGVIPFDKASVIIDEYTPLATYLSKKTGRPSGKVFVTPEYAGVLQALRADQVDCAYLSPLAYVLAANEFKNLPEHLVPIAMPYFHGKLTYQGIIFVRTDSGIHKITDFKGKSFVFADRTSASGYLYPAGLMKEAGVDPQRDVKAANITGAGSVLAVYNKVADGGASYEDAIEQQLKDPAEVKQMSVIAKTDPIPNGMFVARGNLDPKTIAALQKAFVDINTDPEGQAAAQKILYPKWVPADDPFFDSVRKKATILGLSLESLKGVKKK; via the coding sequence ATGCCGATCCGTGTCCGCACTACCCCAAAGTTAAGTTCACCCAAGCCGCGTTCACTGCGCCGCGCCGGTTTCGCGCTCGCGGCGGTGACCGCAATCACCATTTCCGGCTGCTCGCACAAAAGCTCCTCGAATCCGGCTCAAGAGCCGCTTCGAGTCGGGGTAATCCCGTTCGACAAAGCGAGCGTCATCATCGACGAGTATACGCCTCTGGCGACTTATCTCTCGAAGAAGACCGGACGACCCAGCGGGAAAGTATTCGTGACGCCTGAATACGCCGGCGTTTTGCAGGCGCTGCGCGCCGATCAGGTGGACTGCGCTTACCTCAGTCCGCTCGCGTATGTGCTGGCCGCGAACGAGTTCAAGAACCTCCCCGAGCATCTCGTGCCGATTGCGATGCCGTACTTCCATGGCAAGCTGACCTATCAGGGGATCATCTTTGTCCGTACGGACTCCGGGATCCATAAGATCACGGATTTCAAGGGCAAAAGCTTCGTCTTCGCGGACCGTACGTCCGCATCGGGTTATCTCTATCCCGCCGGCTTGATGAAGGAAGCGGGAGTCGATCCTCAGCGCGACGTCAAGGCCGCGAATATCACGGGAGCGGGCAGCGTGCTCGCCGTCTATAATAAAGTCGCCGATGGCGGCGCATCGTACGAGGACGCCATCGAGCAGCAGCTCAAAGACCCCGCCGAAGTCAAACAGATGTCGGTGATCGCCAAGACCGACCCGATCCCCAACGGTATGTTTGTCGCGCGCGGCAATCTCGATCCCAAGACGATCGCGGCGCTGCAGAAGGCGTTCGTGGACATCAATACGGACCCGGAAGGGCAGGCGGCGGCGCAGAAGATCCTGTATCCCAAGTGGGTGCCGGCGGACGACCCGTTTTTCGATTCCGTGCGTAAAAAAGCAACGATCCTGGGGCTGAGCCTGGAATCGCTCAAGGGCGTGAAGAAGAAGTAA
- a CDS encoding DeoR/GlpR family DNA-binding transcription regulator, which yields MAVRKQVASRRRQEILQDLLLAGDVSVNELAEQLGVSATTVRRSLRALEEQGLLRRRHGGAVPIESSLYEHFRYDADFQERDQLYADEKRRIGLAASEHVKDGDIVALSAGTTTTQIARALKLHKDVTIVTNALNIAMEFARSTTLRVLLTGGYVSGGWFSVLGPTSLETIADTEIDITFVGVDGIEPKSGLTANHPDEADVNAAMIRQARRKVVVADHSKLGRTADAFVCPLHAVDLIITDTGATDEALAPFRSKKISIQQA from the coding sequence ATGGCTGTTAGAAAGCAAGTGGCGAGCCGGCGCAGGCAAGAGATCTTACAAGACCTTCTCCTCGCGGGAGATGTCTCCGTGAACGAGCTGGCCGAACAATTGGGGGTTTCCGCGACGACTGTGCGGCGCAGTCTGCGCGCGCTTGAGGAGCAGGGCTTGCTGCGCCGGCGGCATGGCGGAGCCGTGCCGATCGAATCGTCTCTGTACGAACACTTCCGCTACGACGCGGACTTTCAGGAGCGCGACCAGCTTTACGCGGACGAAAAGCGCCGGATCGGGCTGGCGGCCAGCGAACACGTCAAGGATGGCGATATCGTCGCTCTGAGCGCCGGCACCACCACCACGCAGATCGCACGCGCCCTCAAGCTTCACAAAGATGTCACCATCGTCACCAACGCCCTGAACATCGCGATGGAGTTCGCCCGCTCCACCACCCTGCGCGTGCTTCTGACCGGCGGGTACGTCAGCGGCGGCTGGTTTTCCGTCCTTGGGCCCACCAGCCTGGAGACAATCGCCGATACCGAAATCGACATCACCTTCGTGGGGGTCGACGGCATTGAGCCAAAATCGGGCCTTACCGCGAACCACCCGGACGAGGCCGATGTCAACGCGGCGATGATCCGTCAGGCCCGCCGAAAAGTCGTCGTGGCGGACCACAGTAAGCTGGGCCGAACCGCGGACGCCTTCGTCTGTCCCCTGCACGCGGTAGACCTCATCATTACGGATACCGGCGCAACCGATGAAGCCCTCGCCCCATTCCGCAGCAAAAAGATCTCCATTCAGCAAGCCTGA
- a CDS encoding DUF1559 domain-containing protein, whose translation MMNSQTHASRQRLLGFTLIELLVVIAIIAILAAILFPVFAKAREKARQISCASNLKQIGLAHLQYSQDYDEQLCAAWIGDADGNPGNGDNYPGTARWMDLIGPYVKSRDIFVCPDSPEAKYVPLSTNYHEEGGYCINVAYYDGTTGHPPITDGIFQRSLTLAQLPVPSTTVLVTDSNAANNNDFQLAWSNIGSQPAGIEHSNLAWGWIYATAGRHTDNRSNTLFCDGHVKAMTLDALLEKSTVSGPTNGAYRYFTTEDD comes from the coding sequence ATGATGAACTCTCAAACTCATGCGTCTCGTCAGCGTCTGCTGGGTTTCACACTCATTGAACTGCTAGTTGTCATCGCAATAATCGCAATACTTGCCGCCATTCTGTTTCCTGTCTTCGCCAAAGCGCGAGAGAAAGCGCGGCAGATCTCCTGTGCTTCCAATCTCAAGCAGATCGGACTGGCGCATTTGCAATACTCGCAAGACTATGACGAGCAGCTCTGCGCGGCCTGGATCGGCGACGCCGATGGAAATCCCGGGAATGGCGATAATTATCCGGGAACTGCACGCTGGATGGACTTGATTGGCCCCTATGTGAAGAGCCGGGATATCTTTGTCTGCCCCGACAGCCCGGAAGCCAAGTATGTCCCGTTATCGACCAACTATCATGAGGAAGGCGGATACTGCATCAATGTCGCCTACTACGACGGCACGACGGGACATCCTCCCATTACCGACGGCATCTTCCAGCGATCGCTCACGCTGGCTCAGCTGCCGGTTCCCTCCACCACCGTGCTGGTGACGGACTCGAACGCCGCCAACAACAACGATTTCCAGCTCGCCTGGTCGAATATTGGATCTCAGCCGGCCGGAATAGAACACAGTAATCTGGCCTGGGGCTGGATCTACGCCACCGCCGGCCGCCACACCGACAATCGATCCAATACGCTCTTTTGCGATGGGCATGTGAAGGCGATGACGCTGGATGCGCTGCTGGAAAAATCGACGGTGTCCGGGCCGACCAACGGCGCTTATCGTTATTTCACGACGGAAGACGATTAG